A single Melopsittacus undulatus isolate bMelUnd1 chromosome 11, bMelUnd1.mat.Z, whole genome shotgun sequence DNA region contains:
- the GTF3C4 gene encoding general transcription factor 3C polypeptide 4 yields the protein MAAAERGGSPSLPAAEEEPPLGLDSLVEEAAAAAPSAGFRLTAVRREPAVRLQHGVSGLEPLAWSEDHRVSVSTARSIAVLEQLSDVHSGGQEMVIHRTAVPAPSAACLLKVGPKKEVAECKEKFANSMDPTVSQTFMLDRVFNPEGKSLPPMRGFKYSSWSPLGCDANGRCLLAALTMDNRLTIHANLNRLQWVQLVDLTEIYGERLYEASYKLSKADTPRGELGDFPEFQRRHSMQTPVRMEWSGICTTQQVKHNNECRDVGSVLLAVLFENGNIAVWQFQLPFLGKESITSCNTIESGICSPSVLSWWEYEHNNRKMSGLIVGSAFGPVKILPVNLKAVKGYFTLRQPVVLWQEMDQLPVHSIKCIPLYHPYQKCSCSLVVAARGAYVFWCLLLISKAGLNVHNSHVTGLHSLPIVSMTADKQNGTVYTCSSDGKVRQLIPIFTDVALKFEHQLIKLSEVFGSVRTHGIAVSPCGAYLAVITTEGMTNGLHPVNKNYRVQFVTLKTFEEAAAQLLESSVQNLFRQVDLTDLVRWKILKDKHIPQFLQEALDKKIESCGSTYFWRLKLFLLRILYQSMQKAPSEVMWRPSHEDTKILISDSPGKGSTEDDQEEGTSKQASRQSLYNTGKGMDIDDTADDSLPQSSDIGGHEPMEEKLLEIQAQIEAVEMHLTREHMKRVLGEVYLHTWITENTSIPTRGVCDFLMSDAGYDDRTARVLIGHILKKMNKQTFPEHCSLCKEILPFTDRKQAVCSNGHIWLRCFLTYQSCQSLVYRRCLLHDSIARHPTPEDPEWIKRLLQGPCTFCDSPVF from the exons ATGGCGGCGGCGGAGCGTGGGGGCAGCCCCTCGCTGCCGGCCGCGGAGGAGGAGCCGCCGCTGGGGCTCGACTCGCTGGTGGAGGAGGCGGCGGCCGCGGCTCCGAGCGCCGGGTTCCGGCTGACGGCGGTGCGGAGGGAGCCGGCGGTGCGGCTGCAGCATGGCGTCAGCGGGCTGGAGCCGCTGGCCTGGTCCGAGGACCACCGTGTGTCGGTGAGCACGGCCCGCAGCATCGCcgtgctggagcagctcagcgACGTGCACAGCGGCGGGCAGGAGATGGTCATCCACCGCACGGCCGTGCCCGCGCCCTCCGCCGCCTGTCTGCTCAAG GTTGGTCCAAAAAAGGAGGTAGCAGAATGCAAGGAAAAGTTTGCAAATTCCATGGATCCAACGGTTAGTCAAACTTTTATGCTGGATCGAGTATTCAATCCCGAGGGGAAGTCTTTGCCACCCATGCGAGGATTCAAGTATTCCAGCTGGTCGCCACTGGGCTGTGACGCCAATGGGAGGTGCCTGCTTGCAGCTTTAACCATGGACAATCGATTGACCATCCATGCAAACCTCAACAGGCTGCAGTGGGTGCAGCTGGTGGACCTGACGGAAATCTATGGGGAGCGTTTGTACGAAGCCAGTTACAAACTTTCCAAGGCTGACACTCCCAGGGGGGAGTTAGGAGACTTCCCTGAATTTCAGCGGCGGCACAGCATGCAGACTCCCGTGCGCATGGAGTGGTCAGGCATCTGCACCACTCAGCAGGTCAAGCACAACAACGAATGCAGGGATGTGGGCAGCGTGCTCTTAGCAGTACTCTTTGAAAATGGTAACATTGCAGTTTGGCAATTTCAGCTTCCGTTTCTGGGTAAGGAATCAATTACTTCTTGCAATACGATAGAGTCTGGAATATGTTCCCCAAGTGTGTTGTCTTGGTGGGAATATGAACATAACAACCGAAAGATGAGCGGACTTATCGTAGGGAGTGCTTTTGGACCGGTTAAGATCCTTCCTGTCAATCTGAAAGCAGTCAAAGGCTACTTTACACTGAGACAACCCGTAGTCTTATGGCAAGAAATGGACCAGTTACCAGTGCATAGTATCAAATGTATTCCTCTCTACCACCCATACCAGAAATGTAGTTGTAGCTTAGTGGTGGCCGCAAGAGGAGCTTATGTGTTTTGGTGTCTCCTGTTGATATCCAAAGCAGGTCTGAATGTCCATAATTCCCATGTGACAGGGCTTCATTCTTTGCCAATTGTATCAATGACTGCAGACAAACAGAATGGCACGGTGTATACGTGCTCCAGTGATGGAAAGGTAAGGCAGCTCATTCCTATATTCACAGATGTTGCTTTAAAGTTTGAGCACCAGCTGATTAAGCTCTCGGAAGTGTTTGGCTCTGTCAGGACTCATGGAATAGCTGTTAGCCCGTGTGGGGCATACTTGGCAGTTATTACAACAGAGGGCATGACTAACGGTCTGCACCCAGTTAACAAAAACTACCGAGTCCAGTTTGTCACCCTTAAGACTTTTGAGGAGGCAGCTGCGCAGCTCTTGGAATCTTCTGTTCAGAACCTTTTCCGGCAAGTGGACTTGACAGACCTTGTACGCTGGAAAATCTTGAAGGATAAGCATATTCCTCAGTTCTTACAGGAAGCACTGGATAAAAAGATTGAGAGCTGTGGTTCCACCTACTTCTGGCGGCTTAAGCTATTTCTCCTAAGGATTTTGTACCAGTCAATGCAGAAAGCTCCCTCAGAGGTCATGTGGAGACCTTCACACGAGGACACAAAAATCTTGATATCTGATTCCCCTGGGAAGGGCAGCACTGAAGATGATCAGGAGGAAGGAACTTCCAAACAAGCCAGCAGGCAGAGCCTGTATAACACTGGCAAAGGTATGGACATAGATGACACTGCAGATGATTCTCTTCCTCAGTCAAGTGACATAGGAGGCCATGAGCCAATGGAAGAAAAGCTTCTTGAAATACAGGCACAGATTGAGGCAGTAGAAATGCACTTGACACGAGAACACATGAAACGGGTGTTGGGAGAAGTGTATCTACACACATGGATTACAGAAAACACCAGTATTCCCACCAGAGGAGTCTGTGACTTCTTAATGTCCGATGCTGGCTATGATGACAGAACAGCACGA GTGCTGATCGGGCATAtcttaaagaaaatgaacaaacagaCTTTTCCAGAGCACTGCAGCTTGTGTAAAGAGATCCTGCCATTCACCGATCGCAAACAGGCAGTCTGCTCCAATGGACATATTTGGCTCAG GTGCTTTCTAACTTACCAATCCTGCCAGAGTCTGGTGTACAGGAGGTGTTTACTTCATGACAGCATTGCACGGCATCCAACCCCAGAAG ATCCTGAATGGATCAAGAGGTTACTGCAAGGACCTTGCACGTTCTGTGATTCTCCTGTTTTCTAG